From a single Wolbachia endosymbiont of Oedothorax gibbosus genomic region:
- a CDS encoding reverse transcriptase/maturase family protein, whose product MRKAETILNIIRERGQRNLPVKNVYRLLYQRDLYLQAYGKLCRNKGAMTEGVTAETVNGMSLEKIDKIIEDLRYERYRWIPVKRIYILKKSGKRRPLGLPTWSNKLLQEVIRLILEAYYESKFSECSHGFRPKRGCHTALKAVTQKGRGTKWFIEGDLRACYDSIDHTILLKILSESFQDNRFIQLINRLLKAGYMENWKYNKSHSGVPQGSIIGPILSNILLDRLDKHVEHTLIPANNRGKRRRTNPKYLRLTKQVSMMRKQGNWEQVRQLRQLVQSMPSKDSCDQNYRRLWYVRYADDVLVGFAGPKNEAEQIKNEIARFLNEELKLMLNEDKTLITHACDSKANFLGYEIHVLHADDKHDHRTQRCINGSVGLRVPHHIKQKKCSEYMRCGKPIHLPQRTIDTAYSIVAQYQTEYRGIVQYYKMAYNLHTLSYLKYVMEVSLVKTLASKYKTTCRKIYRKFGAMIENDEGEKRKVIQIRVDRLPSKIPLITHFGAVSLKWNKWVSISDNLIPIWNKRSEIEQRLLAQTCELCKSQEQIEVHHVRKLADLRSKSNVELPEWKKRMIERQRKTLVVCHECHKKIQYGKYDGDSLKR is encoded by the coding sequence ATGCGGAAAGCTGAAACAATACTTAACATTATACGTGAACGCGGACAAAGAAATCTGCCGGTTAAAAACGTATATCGCCTACTTTATCAGCGTGATCTTTACCTTCAAGCGTATGGTAAACTTTGTCGTAATAAAGGTGCTATGACAGAAGGTGTAACTGCTGAAACAGTTAATGGTATGTCTTTGGAGAAAATTGATAAAATCATAGAGGATTTACGCTATGAACGATATCGATGGATACCAGTAAAACGTATCTACATTTTAAAGAAGAGCGGTAAACGAAGGCCGTTAGGATTGCCAACATGGTCAAACAAGTTACTTCAAGAAGTAATCCGATTAATATTGGAAGCCTATTATGAGTCTAAATTTAGTGAGTGTTCACATGGATTCCGGCCAAAGCGTGGATGCCATACTGCATTAAAAGCAGTAACGCAAAAAGGCAGAGGTACAAAATGGTTTATAGAAGGGGATCTCAGAGCATGTTATGACTCAATTGATCATACCATATTGTTAAAAATACTGAGTGAAAGCTTTCAAGACAACCGTTTTATCCAACTAATCAATCGACTGCTAAAAGCAGGATATATGGAAAATTGGAAGTACAATAAGAGTCACAGTGGAGTACCACAGGGCTCTATTATTGGTCCAATTCTGAGTAACATATTACTCGATCGGTTAGATAAACATGTGGAACATACATTAATACCAGCAAATAACCGAGGTAAGCGAAGAAGGACAAACCCAAAATATTTAAGGTTAACCAAGCAAGTATCGATGATGAGAAAACAAGGGAATTGGGAGCAAGTAAGGCAACTGCGCCAATTAGTGCAGAGTATGCCATCTAAGGACTCTTGTGATCAAAATTATCGACGTCTTTGGTATGTTAGGTATGCTGATGATGTTCTGGTAGGGTTTGCAGGACCAAAAAATGAAGCTGAACAAATTAAAAATGAGATTGCTAGATTCCTCAATGAGGAGCTCAAACTTATGCTTAATGAAGATAAAACGCTTATTACACACGCATGTGATAGCAAAGCCAATTTTTTGGGTTATGAAATACACGTCTTGCATGCAGATGATAAACATGATCATCGGACACAGCGGTGTATTAACGGTAGTGTTGGCTTACGTGTACCACACCATATAAAGCAGAAAAAGTGTTCTGAATATATGCGTTGTGGAAAGCCTATACATTTACCTCAACGTACAATTGATACAGCTTACAGTATTGTTGCTCAGTATCAAACTGAATATCGAGGAATTGTACAATACTACAAAATGGCCTACAACCTTCACACACTAAGTTATCTGAAGTATGTGATGGAAGTATCATTAGTAAAGACTTTAGCATCTAAATACAAAACAACTTGCAGGAAAATTTATAGAAAATTTGGTGCGATGATTGAAAACGATGAAGGTGAAAAACGAAAAGTCATCCAAATCAGAGTAGATCGTTTACCATCAAAGATACCATTAATTACACACTTTGGTGCTGTGTCGCTAAAATGGAATAAATGGGTAAGCATAAGTGATAACCTTATACCAATATGGAATAAGCGTAGTGAAATAGAGCAAAGACTATTGGCACAAACTTGTGAATTATGTAAATCACAAGAGCAGATTGAGGTACACCATGTACGTAAACTTGCTGATCTACGAAGTAAGAGTAATGTTGAACTACCTGAATGGAAGAAAAGAATGATTGAACGACAGAGAAAAACTCTTGTTGTTTGTCATGAATGCCATAAGAAAATCCAATATGGGAAATATGATGGTGATTCCTTAAAACGTTAG
- a CDS encoding transposase, whose protein sequence is MITFIDQNQDLAKKYISITSIPGISKITALTLICYLPELGTLQEKQISSLVGLAPFNRDSGFSRGKRCIQGGRSQIRKVLHMCILSAQKVNSYIKPFFTRLYNQYKKPYKIASTAAMRKLLILANSLVRDDRVFTEEYSPKTASI, encoded by the coding sequence ATGATTACATTTATCGATCAAAACCAAGACCTTGCAAAAAAATACATATCAATAACCAGTATACCAGGTATAAGTAAAATCACAGCCCTAACTTTGATCTGCTATTTACCTGAACTTGGAACTCTTCAAGAAAAACAAATATCTAGCCTTGTCGGACTTGCGCCTTTTAATCGAGATAGTGGTTTTAGTAGAGGAAAAAGGTGCATTCAGGGAGGTAGATCACAAATCAGGAAAGTTTTACACATGTGTATTCTCAGTGCACAAAAAGTTAATTCTTATATCAAACCTTTCTTTACTAGATTATATAATCAATATAAAAAGCCATATAAAATTGCTTCCACTGCTGCTATGAGGAAATTGCTTATTCTTGCTAACTCTTTAGTCAGAGATGACAGGGTTTTTACTGAGGAATATAGTCCTAAGACTGCTTCTATATAG